A window of Halostella salina contains these coding sequences:
- a CDS encoding MBL fold metallo-hydrolase → MNVTFLGTGSAMPTGERAQTGLLLERDDRTLLVDCGSGVLHRLARTEIGYEGVSSVLLTHHHLDHVSDLLSLLKARWLAGEEHLEVVGPAGTKALVDDLLSVHDYLDGRVDLQVREVGPYEFEVAGFAVEAYETRHSLPCLAYRFGDEFVYSGDTEAFEGLANFADGAAVLVHDCSFPDDVDVANHPTPTQLGETLGASGASVGRVYLTHFYPHTQGREEEMVDSVRDSYDGDVRVASDLTTVRID, encoded by the coding sequence ATGAACGTCACGTTTCTCGGCACCGGGAGCGCGATGCCGACGGGCGAGCGCGCCCAGACCGGGCTTTTGCTCGAACGCGACGACCGGACGCTGCTGGTCGACTGCGGGAGCGGCGTCCTCCACCGTCTCGCGCGGACGGAGATCGGCTACGAAGGGGTGTCGTCGGTCCTCCTCACCCATCACCACCTGGACCACGTCTCGGACCTGCTGTCCCTGCTGAAGGCGCGCTGGCTGGCGGGCGAGGAGCATCTGGAAGTCGTCGGCCCGGCCGGGACGAAGGCGCTGGTCGACGACCTGCTCTCCGTCCACGACTACCTCGACGGCCGGGTCGACCTGCAGGTCCGTGAGGTCGGCCCCTACGAGTTCGAGGTGGCCGGGTTCGCGGTCGAGGCGTACGAGACGCGCCACTCGTTGCCCTGTCTCGCCTACCGCTTCGGCGACGAATTCGTCTACAGCGGTGACACCGAGGCGTTCGAGGGGCTGGCGAACTTCGCCGACGGCGCGGCGGTGCTGGTCCACGACTGCTCGTTTCCGGACGACGTGGACGTGGCGAACCACCCGACGCCGACCCAGCTGGGCGAGACGCTCGGTGCATCGGGGGCGTCGGTCGGCCGCGTCTATCTCACCCACTTCTATCCCCACACGCAGGGGCGCGAGGAGGAGATGGTCGACTCCGTCCGCGACTCCTACGACGGCGACGTGCGCGTCGCCAGCGACCTGACGACCGTCCGGATCGACTGA
- a CDS encoding MMPL family transporter: MSATGRIASAITDHSRIVIVVMLLLTAGVGAGAVDVQQSSSITDQFDTGSVEEEKLSYVQQNFTAGRENTTTVQVIVRNEDGNVLSRESLVRSLRFQQSLRANESINETLAEQNAIVGIENYVASFGLLRANARSLQAANESLQENITALEERQAALNATSTRLQDAATAAARGETTADAAFDGVRENSSVTLTDEDGETFSRAVELLRSAETESDRRAAYALATYAGPGNESVLSDQYAALQERSAEIEARGDELAERAAALEEQRAGIQAGDLPPLRQQTVAIEAMNESEVDTVVESLLSDGGNGGSGGPLGFMSADYEPGSTNASARMMIVFQSTESGTANPASVSDRVSSSQLLIQDQATDTSENGEEYVVFGFGVISEETSQSMNDSLAIVGPLALLFVLLTLLIAYRDIVDIALGFVGIFTVLIWTFGFMGWADITFNQIMIAVPVLLIGLSIDYAIHIFMRHREQRQDRSTNGDETVRGSMRTALLGVGVALVWVTATTVIGFMSNLISPLGPIQDFGIVSSFGIAVALLVFGAFVPALKVEIDSLLEGWGLDRKKRAFGTGGGGFSAVLSVGAKAAKAAPLVVIVLALTISVAGAYGATQVDTSFSNEDFIADDPPDYMYDLPEPFKPGEYSVKQNLEYINDNFQREDQTGQILIEGNVTNPDTLNRVQRAEDRVAESEVAYVGSSGEPSVTSPNSVIQEVAARNETMAAVVNDTDTDGDGVPDRNLTAVYDTLYEVTPDQATSVVYREGGEYRALQIEVSVKGGLSTAETTERLRDAAAAVDDDGDSDVWTATATGTPVVNEIVQGELLTTVIDSLIITLVAVFAFLMVAYRVTEGSATLGVVTLLPVALSVAWILGTMYLIGMPFNVLTGMITSLTVGLGVAYSIHLSERYNLELERRGDVWEAMRTSVTGTGGALLGSAATTVGGFGVLALAIFPALQQFGIITGLTIVYAFIASVVVLPSLLVVWTKYLSPDDVPGLDESGDATPDDEDGDDSDDDSEDDGISGDSDDEGPDPLAGSPDDDESVVATDETVDPLTASTGADADADDGSPTPDGTPAAAAGGAMADDEDAGTEADEAADEPSPATRTVYPETVAPGDEFSVSVDVDGVSGRVVLVEDAPGVGGEITTLDPSPESVTQVGRTVYAAWELDGPTDLHVAYTADAPADATAGEDLSFDGELRTADGAHRTGEADALPVVSEFLERVRERSAPTTADVNRAAELAAAGDLTEAELERIHERWLAASERQAPPSRADGGED; this comes from the coding sequence GTGAGCGCGACCGGGCGGATCGCGTCGGCGATCACGGACCACTCGCGGATCGTGATCGTCGTCATGTTGCTGCTGACCGCCGGGGTCGGTGCCGGGGCGGTGGATGTCCAGCAGTCCTCGTCGATCACCGACCAGTTCGACACCGGCTCGGTCGAGGAGGAGAAGCTCTCCTACGTCCAGCAGAACTTCACCGCCGGCCGGGAGAACACGACGACGGTTCAGGTTATCGTCCGCAACGAGGACGGGAACGTCCTCTCGCGGGAGTCGCTCGTGCGCTCGCTGCGGTTCCAGCAGTCCCTCCGGGCCAACGAGTCGATAAACGAGACGCTCGCCGAGCAAAACGCGATCGTGGGCATCGAGAACTACGTCGCATCCTTCGGGCTACTCCGGGCCAACGCCAGGAGCCTGCAGGCCGCAAACGAGAGCTTGCAGGAGAACATCACCGCACTGGAAGAGCGGCAGGCGGCGCTGAATGCGACCTCCACCCGCCTGCAAGACGCGGCGACGGCGGCGGCACGCGGTGAGACGACCGCCGACGCCGCCTTCGACGGTGTCCGCGAGAACTCGTCGGTGACGTTGACCGACGAGGACGGCGAAACGTTCTCGCGCGCGGTCGAACTGCTTCGAAGCGCCGAGACCGAGTCCGACCGGCGGGCCGCCTACGCGCTGGCGACCTACGCCGGCCCCGGTAACGAGAGCGTCCTCAGCGACCAGTACGCGGCGCTGCAGGAGCGGTCCGCGGAGATCGAGGCCCGCGGTGACGAACTCGCCGAGCGCGCCGCCGCCCTGGAGGAGCAACGCGCCGGGATCCAGGCGGGCGACCTCCCGCCGCTCCGACAGCAGACGGTCGCCATCGAGGCGATGAACGAGTCCGAGGTCGATACGGTCGTCGAGAGCCTCCTGAGCGACGGCGGGAACGGCGGCTCCGGGGGACCGCTCGGCTTCATGTCGGCGGATTACGAGCCCGGTAGCACGAACGCCAGCGCGCGGATGATGATCGTGTTCCAGTCGACGGAGTCGGGGACGGCGAACCCGGCCTCGGTGTCCGACCGGGTGTCCTCGTCGCAGTTGCTCATCCAGGACCAGGCCACCGACACGAGCGAGAACGGCGAGGAGTACGTCGTCTTCGGCTTCGGCGTCATCAGCGAGGAGACCTCGCAGTCGATGAACGACAGCCTCGCCATCGTCGGGCCGCTGGCCCTGCTGTTCGTATTGCTGACGCTGCTGATCGCCTACCGCGACATCGTCGACATCGCGCTGGGCTTCGTCGGCATCTTCACCGTCCTCATCTGGACGTTCGGCTTCATGGGCTGGGCCGACATCACGTTCAACCAGATCATGATCGCGGTGCCCGTGTTGCTGATCGGGCTCTCTATCGACTACGCGATCCACATCTTCATGCGGCACCGCGAGCAGCGCCAGGACCGCAGCACGAACGGCGACGAGACCGTCCGCGGGTCGATGCGGACCGCGCTGCTCGGCGTCGGCGTCGCGCTCGTCTGGGTGACGGCGACGACGGTGATCGGGTTCATGTCGAACCTCATCAGCCCGCTCGGGCCGATCCAGGACTTCGGGATCGTCAGCTCCTTCGGCATCGCGGTCGCCCTGCTCGTATTCGGCGCGTTCGTGCCGGCGCTGAAAGTCGAGATAGACAGCCTGCTCGAGGGCTGGGGGCTGGACCGCAAGAAGCGCGCCTTCGGGACCGGTGGCGGCGGGTTCAGCGCCGTCCTCTCGGTCGGCGCGAAGGCGGCGAAGGCCGCGCCACTGGTGGTTATCGTGCTCGCGCTGACGATAAGCGTCGCCGGCGCGTACGGCGCGACGCAGGTCGACACCAGCTTCTCGAACGAGGACTTCATCGCGGACGACCCCCCGGACTACATGTACGACCTGCCCGAGCCGTTCAAGCCGGGCGAGTACAGCGTCAAGCAGAACCTGGAGTACATCAACGACAACTTCCAGCGCGAGGACCAGACGGGACAGATACTGATAGAGGGCAACGTGACGAACCCCGACACGCTGAACCGTGTCCAGCGCGCCGAGGACCGGGTCGCCGAGAGCGAGGTCGCCTACGTCGGCTCCAGCGGCGAGCCGTCCGTCACCAGTCCGAACTCGGTGATCCAGGAGGTTGCCGCGCGCAACGAGACGATGGCGGCGGTCGTCAACGACACCGACACGGACGGCGACGGGGTCCCCGACCGGAACCTGACCGCCGTGTACGACACGCTGTACGAGGTCACGCCGGACCAGGCCACCAGCGTCGTCTACCGCGAGGGCGGCGAGTACCGCGCCCTCCAGATCGAGGTGTCGGTCAAGGGTGGTCTCTCGACGGCCGAGACCACCGAGCGCCTGCGTGACGCCGCGGCGGCCGTCGACGACGACGGCGACAGCGACGTGTGGACGGCGACGGCGACCGGGACGCCGGTCGTCAACGAGATCGTGCAGGGCGAACTCCTGACGACCGTCATCGACAGCCTGATCATCACGCTCGTCGCCGTGTTCGCGTTCCTGATGGTCGCCTACCGGGTCACGGAGGGGAGCGCGACGCTCGGGGTGGTGACCCTGCTCCCGGTCGCGCTGTCGGTGGCGTGGATCCTCGGGACGATGTACCTCATCGGAATGCCGTTCAACGTCCTGACGGGGATGATCACCAGCCTCACCGTCGGGCTGGGGGTCGCCTACAGCATCCACCTGAGCGAGCGGTACAACCTCGAACTCGAACGCCGTGGCGACGTGTGGGAGGCGATGCGGACGAGCGTCACGGGCACCGGCGGCGCGCTGCTCGGCAGCGCGGCGACGACCGTCGGCGGCTTCGGCGTGCTCGCGCTCGCCATCTTCCCGGCGCTCCAGCAGTTCGGGATCATCACCGGGCTGACCATCGTCTACGCGTTCATCGCGTCGGTGGTCGTCCTGCCCAGCCTGCTCGTCGTCTGGACGAAGTACCTCTCGCCGGACGACGTGCCGGGGCTCGACGAGTCGGGCGACGCGACGCCCGACGACGAGGACGGTGACGACAGTGACGACGACAGCGAGGACGACGGCATCAGCGGCGACAGCGACGACGAAGGTCCCGACCCGCTCGCCGGCAGCCCGGACGACGACGAGTCCGTGGTCGCGACCGACGAGACGGTCGACCCGCTGACGGCGTCGACCGGTGCTGACGCCGATGCGGACGACGGGTCGCCCACGCCGGACGGGACGCCGGCCGCGGCCGCTGGCGGCGCGATGGCCGACGACGAGGACGCCGGAACGGAGGCCGACGAGGCCGCGGACGAGCCGTCGCCCGCGACCCGAACGGTGTACCCCGAGACGGTCGCGCCCGGGGACGAGTTCAGCGTCTCGGTCGATGTCGACGGCGTCTCGGGCCGCGTCGTGCTGGTGGAGGACGCGCCCGGCGTCGGCGGGGAGATAACGACGCTCGACCCGTCGCCCGAGAGCGTCACGCAGGTCGGCCGGACCGTCTACGCCGCCTGGGAACTCGACGGCCCGACCGACCTCCACGTCGCCTACACGGCCGACGCACCCGCGGACGCCACGGCCGGCGAGGACCTGTCGTTCGACGGCGAACTCCGGACCGCCGACGGCGCGCATCGGACCGGCGAGGCCGACGCGCTGCCGGTCGTTTCGGAGTTCCTCGAACGGGTCCGCGAGCGCTCGGCACCGACCACGGCCGACGTGAACCGCGCTGCGGAACTGGCGGCGGCCGGCGACCTCACGGAGGCGGAACTGGAGCGGATCCACGAGCGGTGGCTCGCGGCATCGGAGCGGCAGGCACCGCCGTCCCGCGCCGACGGTGGTGAGGACTGA
- a CDS encoding TrmB family transcriptional regulator, whose protein sequence is MDESAAVESLERLGLTGYEAKVFIALQKLGIGTASDVDGIADVPRSQVYSAAESLEDRGLVEVQQSNPMRYRPVSIETARSTLRERFEREQDRAFEYVETVREQHSDGDEEQEDIWTVRGQDRVTDRIVELIEGADESVVFGAPHVDLVGPDIEAALRESADTGKQVTVISADEGVRDRFADHGGIVATAPPPAFRHDSSAGRVVHTDDDGVLISVLGEEPIPGINRETAFWSRETNFASVLVQIMRSSLGPFEA, encoded by the coding sequence ATGGACGAGAGCGCGGCCGTCGAGTCGCTGGAGCGCCTCGGGCTGACCGGCTACGAGGCGAAGGTGTTCATCGCCCTCCAGAAGCTCGGGATCGGCACCGCCAGCGACGTGGACGGCATCGCCGACGTGCCGCGGTCGCAGGTGTACAGCGCCGCCGAGAGCCTGGAGGACCGCGGCCTCGTCGAGGTCCAGCAGTCCAACCCGATGCGCTACCGCCCCGTCAGCATCGAGACGGCGCGCTCGACGCTCCGCGAGCGGTTTGAGCGCGAGCAGGACCGCGCGTTCGAGTACGTCGAGACGGTGCGCGAACAGCACAGCGACGGCGACGAGGAGCAGGAGGACATCTGGACCGTCCGCGGACAGGACCGGGTCACGGACCGGATCGTGGAGCTGATCGAGGGAGCCGACGAGAGCGTGGTGTTCGGGGCACCGCACGTCGACCTGGTCGGCCCCGACATCGAGGCGGCTCTCCGCGAGTCGGCGGATACCGGGAAGCAGGTGACCGTCATCAGCGCCGACGAGGGCGTCCGCGACCGGTTCGCCGACCATGGGGGGATCGTCGCGACAGCGCCGCCGCCCGCGTTCCGGCACGATTCCAGCGCGGGGCGTGTCGTCCACACCGACGACGACGGCGTGCTCATCTCCGTGCTCGGCGAGGAGCCGATACCCGGGATCAACCGCGAGACGGCGTTCTGGAGCCGCGAAACCAACTTCGCGTCGGTGCTGGTCCAGATCATGCGGTCGAGCCTCGGTCCGTTCGAGGCCTGA
- a CDS encoding GNAT family N-acetyltransferase, giving the protein MDFVELPAEEAAVRRFVEDLWLPYNRELEATVDQFSLADDVDLVMEEVPFRIDRVGTEGYRKWIAVDGSADAATLADVDAEFAGFIAAELDEAPSVFDRPDRLYICDIYVREPYRGTGLANDLFDRLRAWARDAGCEEFSLDPHADNDRAIAFYEKLGFETTQYHMVAGVDE; this is encoded by the coding sequence ATGGACTTCGTGGAGCTTCCAGCCGAAGAAGCCGCAGTCCGTCGGTTCGTCGAGGATCTCTGGCTGCCGTACAACCGCGAACTCGAAGCGACCGTCGACCAGTTCTCCCTCGCCGACGACGTCGACCTCGTAATGGAGGAGGTTCCGTTCCGGATCGACCGCGTCGGCACCGAGGGGTACAGAAAGTGGATCGCCGTCGATGGCTCCGCCGACGCCGCCACCCTCGCCGATGTCGACGCCGAGTTCGCCGGGTTCATTGCGGCCGAACTGGACGAGGCCCCGAGCGTCTTCGACCGTCCCGACCGGCTGTACATCTGTGATATCTACGTTCGCGAGCCGTATCGCGGGACGGGGTTAGCCAACGACCTGTTCGACCGTCTGCGAGCGTGGGCCCGGGATGCCGGCTGTGAGGAGTTCAGCCTCGACCCGCACGCGGACAACGACCGCGCCATCGCGTTCTACGAAAAGCTCGGCTTCGAGACGACGCAGTACCACATGGTGGCCGGCGTCGACGAGTGA
- a CDS encoding mRNA surveillance protein pelota: MKIQSREPAEEGRERITLVPESLDDLWHLQYVLEPGDRVSGDTTRRIQRDDDKMRDTGGEREHMYVGIDVNSVEFAKFANRLRVGGEIVDASREDQLGFHHTLNVEERDEITVEKRFKPDQIERLEEAAAATDAPDVAIATVEEGEAHVHTVAQYGTDEYGSFTGTTGKGEYARSRDELFGEVTAALRRLDVDAIILAGPGFTKQDLLDFVEDEAPDVAERISTVDTSAVGDRGVHEVLKRGAVADVQEETRIAEEAELIDELTRRIGEGAKAAYGPEQVAKAADFGAVETLLVLDERLRKERGAVSEDEEGRQWDVDVNEIVTDVEQQGGDVTVFSSDFAPGDQLANLGGIAALLRYRLE, from the coding sequence ATGAAGATACAGAGCCGGGAGCCGGCCGAGGAGGGCCGCGAGCGGATCACGCTCGTCCCGGAGAGCTTAGACGACCTCTGGCACCTGCAGTACGTCCTCGAACCCGGCGACCGCGTCTCCGGCGACACGACGCGGCGCATCCAGCGCGACGACGACAAGATGCGCGACACCGGCGGCGAGCGCGAACACATGTACGTCGGCATCGACGTGAACAGCGTCGAGTTCGCGAAGTTCGCCAACCGCCTCCGGGTGGGCGGCGAGATCGTCGACGCCTCCCGGGAGGACCAACTCGGCTTCCACCACACGCTGAACGTCGAGGAGCGCGACGAGATCACCGTCGAGAAGCGGTTCAAACCCGACCAGATCGAACGGCTGGAGGAAGCCGCCGCGGCGACCGACGCGCCGGACGTGGCGATCGCCACGGTCGAGGAGGGCGAGGCGCACGTCCACACCGTCGCGCAGTACGGCACCGACGAGTACGGCTCCTTCACCGGCACGACCGGGAAAGGCGAGTACGCTCGCTCCCGCGACGAGTTATTCGGCGAGGTGACGGCCGCCCTCCGTCGGCTCGACGTGGACGCGATCATCCTCGCCGGTCCGGGGTTTACCAAGCAGGACCTGCTCGACTTCGTCGAGGACGAGGCCCCCGACGTGGCCGAGAGGATCTCCACGGTCGACACGAGCGCGGTCGGCGACCGCGGCGTCCACGAGGTGCTGAAGCGCGGTGCCGTCGCGGACGTACAGGAGGAGACCCGCATCGCCGAGGAGGCCGAACTGATCGACGAGCTCACCCGCCGCATCGGCGAGGGGGCGAAAGCCGCCTACGGCCCGGAGCAGGTCGCGAAGGCGGCTGACTTCGGCGCGGTCGAGACGCTGCTGGTTCTGGACGAGCGCCTCCGGAAGGAGCGCGGCGCGGTGAGCGAGGACGAGGAGGGCCGCCAGTGGGACGTGGACGTCAACGAGATCGTCACCGACGTGGAGCAGCAGGGCGGCGACGTGACCGTCTTCTCCTCGGACTTCGCCCCGGGCGACCAGCTGGCCAACCTCGGCGGCATCGCGGCGCTGCTGCGCTACCGGCTGGAGTAG
- a CDS encoding DUF4013 domain-containing protein produces the protein MMAADALKYPFSGDRTADTFAVGGILGLVTLLLLRYATGLFPAWPALVVALLALVPATALLGYLLRAGRSTVSGTDRPPGFDNPRELLAQGGRAWVVALVYLGAPLAVLLVTVQGLTGADIGSDPDTTTGVVVILGATATLLLALTVSYVFPAAVLRLADGGDLRGTLDPRSVSAVLSSGAYFAAFVGAFVAAVLAWGLTVGAVWSYDLSGVVSVFAAFYLHLVAVRYVGLAYGRALGGAGETG, from the coding sequence ATGATGGCGGCGGACGCGCTGAAGTACCCGTTCAGCGGCGACCGTACAGCCGACACCTTCGCCGTCGGCGGGATCCTCGGGCTGGTCACGCTGTTGCTGCTGCGGTACGCCACCGGGTTGTTCCCGGCGTGGCCCGCGCTCGTCGTGGCCCTCCTCGCGCTCGTCCCGGCGACGGCGCTGCTCGGCTACCTGCTCCGGGCCGGCCGGTCGACCGTGAGCGGGACCGATCGGCCCCCGGGGTTCGACAACCCGCGGGAACTGCTGGCGCAAGGGGGACGCGCGTGGGTCGTCGCCCTCGTCTACCTCGGCGCGCCGCTGGCCGTCCTGCTGGTGACGGTGCAGGGGCTGACCGGCGCGGACATCGGGTCCGACCCCGACACCACCACGGGCGTCGTCGTGATCCTCGGGGCGACCGCGACGCTGTTGCTCGCGCTGACCGTGAGCTACGTGTTCCCGGCCGCCGTCCTCCGGCTGGCGGACGGCGGCGACCTCCGTGGCACGCTCGACCCGCGGTCGGTGTCCGCAGTGCTGTCCAGCGGCGCGTACTTCGCCGCCTTCGTCGGGGCGTTCGTCGCCGCGGTGCTCGCGTGGGGGCTCACCGTCGGCGCGGTGTGGAGCTACGACCTCAGCGGCGTCGTCTCGGTCTTCGCCGCCTTCTACCTCCATCTCGTCGCCGTGCGCTACGTCGGTCTCGCGTACGGCCGGGCGCTCGGCGGTGCGGGCGAGACAGGCTGA